The Blochmannia endosymbiont of Camponotus sp. genomic interval AGACATTATAATTTTAACAAACTTAATTTTGCGCCTAACAATATTATAGGTTTTTAAAACATTTAAATCTATTATTTTATCTAAAATATGAGATAAATCAGATAATCTAATTTCTTGAGTAACCATAGCCTTTCGAGATACAAATCCAAACTTTGGTAATCTACGGTATAAAGGTGTCTGTCCTCCTTCAAATCCAAGACGCACCTTACCTCCAGAACGAGATTTTTGTCCTTTATGTCCACGACCCCCTGTTTTACCTAATCCAGATCCTATGCCTCGACCTACTCGTTTACTTAAATGTTTAGCTCCTCTGGACGGAGAAATAGTATTAAGATACATGATTCA includes:
- the rplO gene encoding 50S ribosomal protein L15, whose protein sequence is MYLNTISPSRGAKHLSKRVGRGIGSGLGKTGGRGHKGQKSRSGGKVRLGFEGGQTPLYRRLPKFGFVSRKAMVTQEIRLSDLSHILDKIIDLNVLKTYNIVRRKIKFVKIIMSGEIKRPITIRKLRVSKGARTAIQSVGGQIEE